The Gordonia iterans DNA window TGCCGGCCAGCGCCGACAGGATCCGGGCTTCCCGAGCCACGTCATGCGCCGAGGCCAGCAGCGTTCCGAGCGGCGGTCTGCGTAGCACCCACCGATCACCGGCGCGGTCGGTGAGCAGGTACGTGAGATTCGACTGACCGGTGCCGATCCGCTGCGCCGCCAGCTCTCCGTCCGGCTCGATGCCTATCCGCGCCAACCACTTTCGGAGTCCGCTGATGTCGACACCGGGAATCTCGGCAGGCGCAGGCGTGCGTGCGTGGTTCTCATCCATCCGAGGCCTTTCAGTACCGCGCGCTCAGTGCGTCGTCGGACACGCCGGCGACCGCTTCGGGGACGGCTGCGGCGTCCCGATAGGGGCGGAGTTCACGGCGCGCGATGGCCCTCTTGTGGACCTCGTCGGGCCCGTCGGCCAGCCGGAGCGTCCGGATGTGCGCGTAGGCCATGGCCAACGGGAAATCGTCGGTGACGCCCGCGCCGCCGTGCACCTGAATCGCCCGGTCGATGATCTTGAGCGCCACGTTCGGCGCCGCCACCTTGATGGCTGCGATCTCGGTCGCCGCCGCCTTGTTGCCGACCGTGTCCATCATGTGCGCGGCCTTGAGCGTCAGCAGCCGAACCATCTCGATGTCGATCCGCGCCTCGGCGATCCAATCCTGGATGTTGGCCCGGTCGGCCAGCGGTGCACCGAAGGTGACCCGCCGCGTGGCGCGCGCGCACAACAACTCGAGTGCGCGTTCGGCCATCCCGATGGTGCGCATGCAGTGATGAATCCGGCCCGGCCCGAGACGCGCCTGGGCGATGGCGAACCCTTCACCCTCGCCCTTCAGAACATCGCTCGCCGGAACCCGCACATTCTCGAAGACCAGTTCGCCGTGGCTCTCGCGGTCGACGTACCCGAAGACCGGGAGGTTCCGCACGATCGTCAGGCCCGGAGCATCCGTCGGCACCACCATCATCGACTGCTGGCGGTGCGTCGGAGCGGACGGATCTGTCTTGCCCATCACGATCAGCACCCTGCAGTCCGGACGAACCGCGTTGGAGGCGAACCACTTCCGCCCGTTGAGCACGTACTCGTCGCCGTCCCGCTCCATGCGCAGTTCCACGTTGGTGGCGTCAGAGCTGGCCACCGCGGGCTCGGTCATCGCGAACGCCGACGCGATCTCGCCGTCGAGCAGGGGACGCAGGTAGCGATCCTTGTGCTCGTCGTTGCCGAACAGCGTCAGGACTTCCATGTTCCCGGTGTCGGGAGCGTTGCAGTTGAACACCTCCGGCGCCCACACCACCCGTCCCATGATCTCGGCGAGGTGCGCGTACTCCAGATTGGTCAGACCGGGACCCCAGTCGGGGTGCGGGTGAAAGAGATTCCAGAGGCCGGCGGCCTTGGCCTCCTTCTTGAGGTCCAGCAGAATCTGCGGGCTGGCGTGCGGGTCCGCGGACTCCCGCATCTGCTGCTCGTACACCGACTCGTTGGGATAGATCCGCGTCTCCATGAAGTCGAGCAGACGCCGTCGGTACTCTTCGGCGCGGTCGGACGGTTCGAACAGGGCGTTGGTCATTGTCTCTCCTGACGGATCTTCTGGGTGTCGGTCGACTGCGCTACTCGCCACGACCGGACTCGGCGAGTCCCTGGTGGAGCCGGCGCATGCCGCGCAGCCAGCGGTCGTAGTCACTGCCCTTGTGGCGGTACATCGTCAGCACCTCCGGGTGCGGGAGGATCAAGAACCGCTCGTCGGCGATTCCCGCCATCACGTCGTCGGCGACCTGTTCGGGCGTGAGGACCTCACCGGCCGATTCCACCGCACGCTGCATGAGTTGCGCGGACGAGTCGTCGTCGATGTCGCCGGGCCGCAACAGCCGCGTGTCCACGCCCATCGGGCATAGACAACTCACGCGAATCCCCTGGTCGCCGTAGGTGACCGCCAGCCACTCCGCGAAGCCCACCGCCGCGTGCTTGGTGACCGAATAGGTGGCCGAGCCGAGTTGGGTGAGCAGTCCGGCCGCCGACGCAGTCGAAACGAAGTAGCCCTCGCCGCGCGAGATCCACTCCGGGACCAGCCGTCGCGCGGCCCGGACATGGGCGAGCACGTTGACGTCGAGGGCCGCGCTCCACTGCTCGTCCGTCGCCTCGAGTCCCGGGCCACCGGCGATACCGGCGTTCGCGAAGTAGAGGGATACCGCGCCGAACCGTTCCTCGGCCAGCGCGACTGCGGCGTCGATGTGCGCGGCGGAGGACGCGTCTCCGCTCAGCGCCGCGACGGCGCCGGGCGTGCGTCGATCGAGGCCGGCGGCGACCTCTTCGACGGCATCGGCATCGATGTCGGTCACGACCACGCGCACGCCGCGTTCCACCAGCGCTCCGGCGATCGCCGCCCCGATGCCGGCACCGCCTCCGGTGACGACGGCCACCCGCCCAGCTACGTCCACCGTTATGCCCTCCTGGTCTCCACCCGGGAGCGTCGCGACCACCGAGTTGAACATGGTTTCATGTTCGACTGTAACAGAAGTCACCGCCGATCGCAGGGATCACGGAACACCGGCGGCGGACCACGGCCGGATGCCGCACCCGACTCCGGCACGGAGGCTACGCTGAGAAGTCGGCCGCTCCCCAGCACTCCGGAGGTGCACGGTGCCATACCTGGGCATCCTCGTCCTGCTCGTCTGGATCGTCGCCCTGATCGATCTGATCACCGCCGACGAACACCGGATACGGCACCTCCCCAAGCTGGTCTGGCTGCTGATCGTGCTCCTGTTGCCCCTGGTCGGCTCGATCATCTGGTTCGCAGCGGGCCGCCCCGAGCGCGCAACTGCCGCCGCCCCGCCCCGGCCGACCGGCATGCCCGAGTACGAGCGCCCCGAATACCGCGAAGCCCTCGCCCGGCGCGACGACGAGGAGGTCCGCCGGAAGGTCCGCGAACGCGCCGAAGAACAGCGCCGCCGGGCGCGTGAGGCCGAGGGGAGACGCTCGGCCGACGACCCCGACTGAGTCCGCCCACCGGTGCTGCGATCAGGCACGAGACTTGACCACTATCCGAACATATGTTCGTATGGCTGCATGCGGTGGGCGGGTCAATCGGCGGATGCCGACGACGGCGGACTGCCCGGCCTGGATCGGGCCGGCCTGGTCCGCACCGTGCAGACCCCCGAGTTCGCGGGGATCACGTTCCACGAGGTCCTGGCCAAGAGCGCGCTGAACAAGCTGCCCGACGGCGCTCAACTGCCGTTCAAGTACACGGTCAACACCATGCGCGGCTGCAGCCACGCCTGCCGCTACTGCTTCGCCCGGCCCACGCACGAGTACTTGGACTTGAACCCCGCGGACGACTTCGACTCGCAGCTCGTGGTGAAGCTCAACGTCGCCGCGGTGCTCCGCAAGGAACTGCGGCGCAAGTCGTGGCAGCGCGAGACCGTGGCCCTCGGTACCAACACCGATCCGTATCAGCGCGCCGAGGGCCGGTACCGGCTGATGCCCGGCGTCATCCGAGCACTCGCCGAATCGGGCACCGGGATGTCGATCTTGACCAAGGGCACGCTGCTGCGGCGGGACCTGCCGTTGCTGCGAGCGGCCCGGCACGCGGTCGACGTGCAGGTCGGCATCTCGTTGGCCATGCTCGACGACGACCTCCGCAAGCAACTCGATCCGGGGGCGCCGTCGCCGCGCGCCCGGCTCGACCTGATCGCCGCGCTGGCCGATGCGGGGTTCACACCGCACGTGATGGTCGCGCCGGTGATCCCCTATCTGACCGATGACGCATCACAGCTCGACGATCTCCTCGCTGCGCTCGCCGACGCCGGGGCGTCGCGGGTCACCGCGTTCCCGCTGCATCTCCGCGGGTCGACGCGCGGAGTGTTCCTGGAATGGCTCGGCCAGACGCATCCGGCTCTGCTCCGCCGCTATCGCAGCCTGTACGGCCGCGGCGGCTACGTCCGGCCGGAGTATTCGGCGCGGCTGCGCGAGAAGATGACCCCGCTCGTCGCCCGCCACGGCCTGGCTCGCCCGGCACCCGCGGACACCGCAGCTGCGGCGCCTGCCGCCGACAGCACACCCCGGGAGCCCGCCCTCACTCTGTTCTGACCGATCCTCTGATCGCTCCTTCGTTCGATGACGTCCATCGCACCCATTCGCGGTACTTCACCGGCGCGAGCGTCGTCGAGGAACTGTCCACCCGCTGACAGCTCGCCGCATCCGCGGGCATCATGGCGGGCATGGATCTCCGCATCTTCACCGAACCGCAGCAGGGCGCCACGTACGACGATCTCCTGCGCATCGCCCGCGCCACCGAAGACCTCGGCTTCGACGCCTTCTTCCGCTCCGACCACTATCTCGCGATGAACACCGACGGGCTGCCAGGCCCGACCGATGCCTGGCTGACCCTCGCCGCGCTGGCGGTGCAGACCGAGCGCATCCGGCTGGGCACACTGGTCACGTCGGCGACCTTCCGCCACCCCGGCCAGCTCGCCATTCAAGTGGCGCAGACCGACCAGATGAGCGGCGGCCGCGTCGAGCTCGGGCTCGGCGCCGGCTGGTTCGCCGAAGAGCACGCCGCATACGGGATCCCGTTCCCCGTGGTCGGCGAGCGCTTCACCCGGCTCGAGGAGACGTTCGACATCGTCACCGGCCTGTGGGACCTTCCGGAGGGGGAGACCTTCGACTACGCCGGGGAGTGCCTGCGCGTCGAGAATTCGCCGGGCCTGCCGAAGCCGGCTCAGCGTCCGCGTCCGCCGATCATCGTCGGCGGCACCGGACCCAGGCGCACTCCCGCGCTGGCCGCGAAGTACGCAAGCGAGTTCAACGTTCCGTTCGTGGACACCGGGAAGGCCGCCGAGATGTACGAGCGCGTCGGCGACGCCTGCGAAGCGGCGGGGCGACGGCGCGACGACCTGGTCTATTCGGCCGCACTGGTGCTGTGCGTGGGGCGTACCCAGGAGGAGTTCGTACGACGTGCCGCCGCGATCGGGCGCGAACCGGACGAGCTGCGCGAGAACGGGGTGGCCGGGACCGTCGACGAGGCGGTGGCCGCGATCGAGCGATTCCGGTCCACCGGGGCGAGCCGGATCTATCTCCAGGTCCTCGACCTGTCCGACGTCGACCACCTGGAACTGGTGGCTTCGCAGGTCGCTCCGCAACTCGCCTGACCGGATCCACCCGCCGTCGGGCCGCGCCGTCCGACGTCGGTCAGCAGGGTGGGTCGTAGGGTACGCCGGGGAGATAGGTGTCCCACTCGGCCCTGCTGATGTGATCGCCGGGGCGGGCACACACCTCGTCGACCAGGTCCTTGGGATCCAGCTGCCACGCGACGACGGTTCCCGCCTGGCCCGCGGCCAGGATCTGGTCGTCGCTCACGAACCGGACGTCGAACACCGTGCCGGGGTAGGAGCGCAGCACCACGTCCTCGCGCGCGCCGTCGTCGTCGATCGTCCAGACCCAGATCTCCGAGTTCGCGCCACCGGCGACGACTCGCTTGCCGTCCGGCGAGAACGTGGCGCTGTACAGCTGCCCGGCGGGTCCGGACATCTCCGCGATCTGCCGGGGCTTCTCCGGGTCGCTGACGTCGACCACCACCGCGGTCTTGTCCTCGGACGTGGCCACCAGACGGTTGCCCTCGGCGTCGAACCGCACCGCCAGCGCTGAGCCGCCGAAGGCCACGGGATCCGGGTAGGCGCGGGGCTTGGCGGGATCGCTCATGTCGAGCAGGCGTACCTGACCGGTGTTGGTGGCCACCGCGACCCGCCGTCCGTCGGGGCTCAGCGACGCCCACCACACACCCGCCCCGGGGTCGTAGGTCGCGATCTTCTTCGGTGCGGCCGGATCGGACGCATCGAAGATGGTCAGCACCCGCTGGTCGGTTCCGCCGGTCACCGCGATCCCGGTCTTCGGGCTGTAGTCGACCGTCTCGTTCAGTCCTGGGTGCCCGTCGACCGAGCCGACGATCCGGGGCTCCGCCGGATCAGAGAAGTCGGCGAAGTAGACCGTGCCCGACACCGACCCCAGCGTCGCGGTGGCGCCGTCGGCCGACTGCACCACCGAACCGGCGAACACCACTCCCGGCGGGGGCGGCAGATCCGGCCCCGCCCGTTCGGGCCCGTCCGGACCGATCCGCCACTGCGTGATCCGGCCGTCCAACTCGGTGTCGGCGGCCAGCAGTCGGCCGGAGGAGCTCTCGAACGGAATCTGGAACACCGTCTTGTTGCCGACCGTGAACCGATCCGTGGCCGGCGGCCAATCCTGCACCCGGCCGTCGTCGCTCGCGACGACGACATTCTGGCCCGCCAGCGCCACCGCCGACGAGTTCGCGGCCGTGGGAAGGGCGCGCGGCGCCGCGGCCGGGTCGTTCAACTGGTGCACCAGCACGCTGTTGTCGGCGCCGGCGCTCACCAGGGTGGCTCCGTCGTCGGACAGCGCCAGGGCACTCACATAACTGGTGTGGCCGTCCAGTCGGCGTTCGACACGCGGTGCCGCCGGATCGGCGACGTCGAGCACGTCGACCGTTCGGCTGCGCAGCGCCGCATACACCTTCTTGCCGTCGGGGCTGTAGGCCAGCCCCTGCGCCAGCTGATTGCCACGCCAGCCCAGGTCCAGCTCCGCCGTGTGCTGCAGCCGGTCGCCGTCGACCGTCCAGAAGTCGAGTCGCTGGTTGGCGGTGCTGCTCGCCAGCGCCCGGCTGTCCGGCGAGAACGCCACCGCACCCGCCACATCACCGGTGTCGCCGTCGATCGTCACCGGTCGGCCTCCGTCGCCGGCCAGCCGCCAGACCTGCAGACCCGCCCCGAGTTCGGCGGCGGCGAGGTAGCTCCCGTCGGGGCTGATCGCGAGGGCGTTCGCGTCGCCCCGCACGTCGGGCAGCGAGCCCTTCTTGACCGGTGCGGCCGCATCGGCGATGTTCCACACGTCGATCCGGCCGCGCCCGCCGAGATAGAGCGTCTCGCCGTCCGGTGCCACCGCGACACCCCCGAGGTGCGGGTCGGCGGGGTCGACGGCGGAGAAGTCACCGATCTGCTCGTCGATACCGTGCTCGCCCAACCGGAAGAGCCGGACCTGTCCGCTGCCGCTCGCGGCGGCCAGCAACGATCCGGAGCGCGCGAGCAGCAGCGAGCCGCCGGCCCCGGGGAAGCGGTCCGGAACACCGCGGGCCATCGTGTCGATCAGGGTCGAGCGCGCCTCCACGGTCGGAGCCTGCCGGTAGGCGACCATCGCGAGCTGACCGGCGAGGAAGGGATCACGATCGACCATCTGGTTCGCCTGGATGGCCAGCTGCCGGCTCAGCGTCTCGTTGCGAGAGCGTTCCGCTTCGTTGCGTTGATCCACCGCACTCTGGCCGGCGACCACCGCCACCACCGCGGCGATCACGGCCACCAGCCCGAAGATCGCCGCCGACCAGGCGAACCTCCGAAGCTTCCGGGCCCGGCCGCGCTCAACGGCCTCGTTCGCCGCAGCACGCGCGTAGCCGGCCTCCAGGAACTCGCGCTGCGAACGGTCGACGACCGCTTCGTCGCCGTCGTCGAGGAGCGGCCGGAACATCTCCAGCCGCGCTCCGCCCGGCAGCAGGTCGTCGGGGCGGCCGTCGGCCTCCCACAGTTCACTCAGCCCGCGCAGCCGGCGCTGCAGCAGCAACCGCTCGCGGTCGGCATCGATCCACCCGGTCAGCCGCGGCCACGCCGACAGCAACGCCTCGTGGGTCACTTGGACCTGCGAAGCGGTGAGCGTGAACAGTCGCGCGTCGGCGAAGGCTTCGACCACACGGTGCGCCGGTTCTCCACTGAGCTCGGCGGTGCACAGCGGTCGCCGGGTCACGGCGTCCTCGTCGACGTTCACCATCGCCAGGAGCAGTTCGCGGGCGATCTCCTGCTCCTCGGCGGGCAGGTCGTCGTACACCTCCTCGGCGGTCTGCTCCACGGCGCCGCCGATCCGGCCGGTCTTCACGTAGTCGGCCACGGTGAGCCGGCGTCCGTCGGACTGCTCCCACGTCGCACGGAGCGCGTGCGAGAGCAGTGGAAGCACTCCGGCGTCGACCCGGCCGCCCGTACCCGGCGCCGCGAGGTCCTCGAGCAGGAGGGTCACCAGGTCGTCGTCGACGACGGCCCCCGCCCCCTCCGCCGGCTTCACGATCACCTCGCGCAGCTGTGCCTCGGTCATCCGCGGGACCACCACCTGCGCCTGGCCGAACGCCTCGGCCAGCCCCGGCACCTCGGCGGCCGACGCGTAGAAGTCAGCCCGCAGCGCGATCACCGGCACCAGGGCCCGTCCCGCCAACGCCTCGGAGAGCTTCGTGAAGAAGGCGGCGCGGACCGGCGGCTCGGTCTGAGTCCAGAGTTCTTCGAACTGATCGACGACGAGGAGCGCCGGGCCCGCGGCGTCGCCGAGCGACTCCAGCGCCGACTCGAGTGCGGGTCCCGGCCGGTCCCCGGGAACCATCAGCGCCGACGGCATCCCGGACAGCGCGGCCCCGTCCCGGGTCTGCGCGACCAGACCGGCCCGAACGAGAGACGACTTCCCCGCGCCTGACGCACCGACGACCACCACGGCGCCGTGCAGCCCCGAAGCGGGCGACTCCGGACCGGACTGCCCGTCGTCGGGCACCGGGAGTCCCGCAGCGCGCAGGCGAACGAGCGTGACCATGCGTTCGATCACCTCGTCCCGGCCGAAGAAGCGATCGCCGTCGCCCTCGGTGAACGATTCGAAACCGCGGTAGGGCGACGGAACCGGAGGCCGGCGGCGGCCCCGGCGCTTCGAGGTCCGCTCGACTGCCGACCACCACGCCTCCCGCTCGTCGGGTTCGGCGACCCCGCACACCGCCAGCACTCGCTCGAACATCTCACGGCTGGCGCGGGTCGGCGCGTGCTGGCCGGCGAACCAGCCGGCCACCGTTCCGACCAGCGCATCGGCTTCCGCGGCGACGTCACGCACGCTCAGCTCGGCGCTCAAACGCAGATCCGTGAGCGCTCTGCCCAGATCCTCCCGACTGCCGACCCTGTCCGGGCGTACGGTCTCCGACATCCTCGTCCCTCCGTTTTCGCAGGTCAGCGTATCGGAATACGTATCGACTTGGCTTTCAGGCGTTCTTGGCGCGCGTGGCCGCCGGCAGGCGCGACACGATGACCCTATCCACAACCCGAGGAGTCCGACGTGCTTGCCAACGATCAGTCGCCCACCGACGTACACGATCACCCGTACTCCGCCCAGCCGCCCCGTCTGCACGCGGTCGCGGCACCGCCGCGGCCGACCCTCTCGGCACGCGAAGTGGAGGTGCTTCTGGCGTGGCTGCGTGCCACGTCGAAGGAGGAGGCCGCACAGGAACTGTTCATCAGCGCGGCGACGGTGAGCACCCACATCCTGCGAATCCGCGCCAAGTACGCGGCGGTCGGTCGTCCGGCGAAACGCAAGGCCGCGCTCTTCGCCCGGGCGGTACAGGACGGGTACACCACACTCGACGAGTGGTGATCGGCTCGCCTGTCGCGCGCAGTCCGATCCCCGGCGCCCCCTGGACCGACGCCGGCGCATGCTCGGGCCCACAGGCTCAGGGTCCGCGGAGTCGAGACCGCCGTCGCCGTCGAAAATCGCGGCCGCCCTATAGTTGGGTGACGCCACTTCGCTTCCCAGGAGGACCGATGTCCGACTTCACCGACAAGCTCAAGGCGAAGGCTGAGGCCGTTTCCGCCGCGATCGACAACGAGTTGACCGTGCTCGAGGGCGCCGGTGGAGACGATCCCCTGGCCCATCACGACGAGGACGACGACACCGCCGTCGTCGAGCCGACCTCCGACGACTGACGGACAGCCCTGCTGGTATCACGCCGGCCGGGACCGGCGGGACAGATTCTGGCCCAACCGGACCATGAGGGCGTCGAGCGCGAACTTCGGCTTCACGTTCTGGTCGAGCGCCTCGCGGCATTCCAGGACCGCTTCGACACAGCAGAGCAGCTTCTCCGGCGAGGCGTAGGAGGCCATTCGCGATGACACGTCGGCCACCCTGTCCGGGTGCATCATCGTCACCGTCGCTCCGGTCGACAGCGTCAGCGCATCCCGGAACAGGGCGGCCAGGTCGACGAGAGCGCGGTCGAGGTTGTCCCGCACGATGCGGGTGTGCCGCGCCTTCTGCCGGCGCTCCAGGTCTTTGATCGGTCCGGCGCTCCCGCGCGGGGGCCGCGCCGTGCCCTTTCCGGTACCGCCGGCGCCGAGCGCCGTCATCAGTTCGGCCATCTCCGGTTCGTTGAGTTCGGCGGCGATCTCGTCGGCCACCTTTTTCGCAGCGCTCACCAGAGCTTCTCCCGCCGCGTACATCTCACCCTCGCGCACAGCCGCACTCGCCAGGGCCAGCGCCTGGTCGCGTTGCGCTCGGGCGTGTTCGTCCGTCGCGAGACGCCGCGCGCGGCCGATGTGACCGCCGGAGACGCTCGCCGCCCACTCGGCACGCTCGGGATCGATGGCGTCGCGCCGGATCAGCACCTGAGCCACGTCGGCGGCGGACGGCGCGGTCAACGCCACGTGACGGCAGCGCGATCGCAGGGTCACCGAGATGTCCTCGGGCGAGACCGACGGTGCGCAGAGCAGGAACAGCGTCCGATCGGGAGGCTCCTCCACCGCCTTCAAGAGCGCATTGGCGCCGTGCTCGGTGAGGCGGTCGGCGTCCTCGACGATCACGATCTGCCAGCGACCGGTGGTCGGCCGGCGAGCAGCGAGGCGCACGATGTCGCGGATCTGCGCCACCGAGATGGAGATCCCCTCGGGCACGATGTGCCGCACGTCCCCGTGCGTCCCCGCCAGGATCGTCGTGCACGCCCGGCATTCGCCACAGCCGACGACGTCGGGGTCCGTGCATTGCAGCGCCGCGGCGAAACTCGTGGCCGCGACCGAACGTCCGCTGCCCGCAGGCCCGGTGAACAGCCACGAATGCGTCATCGCCGATCCACCGGTCCCGTCGGTTCCGTTCAGACCGGCCGGCACCAGGTCGTCCCCGAACATCGAGACGGCGCCGTCCGCCACCCGCTCCAGCTCGGCGGCGATGCCGCGAGCAGCGCGGGCGGCCGCGGTCAGGTCGGCCGCCACCGTCTCCTGCCCGATCAGTCCCTCGAAGACATTGGTCACAGTGACCAGGGTAAGTCCCTGCTCAGACATCGCCTCTCCCGGCAAAGCGTTTAACTCTTGCAAGCACCCCGGTACCTTGGTTCTGTGGTGCAGCATCGGTCGCGACTCTCGAAGGCAGCGCATACCCTGCGCTGGCTGTCGCACACGCCGTGGCCGATCCTCGCCCTGGACATGTTGCGCGCCAACCTTATCGGCGCCCTGTTCACCTTCGCGTTCCTGCGCTTCGGCATGCCTGAGCCGGACGCCATCGCACTGAACGAGATCAGCGCCCAGAACCAGGCGTTCTTCATCGGCTATCTGATGGCCGCCATCGTGATCGGCGCCCTGGCGTCGATCCAGCTGTCGATGCCGGTGCTGATCTGGCATCGTCGGCGGACCCGACTCGACGACGAAGCGGCCCGCCGGCGCGCCCTCCAGCTGCCCTGGCTGCTGACCTTCGTCAACGTCGGACTGTGGCTGATCGGTGGGGTGCTGCTGGCCGCACTCAACCTCCGCGAGTCGGGAAAGGCCGCGATCCTGGTGGCGATCGCGAGCGCCGTGGGTGCTCTGGTGACAGCCATCCTGAGCTTCCAGCAGTCCGAGAAGGTGCTACGCCCCATCACGGTGGCCGCGATGGCCAACCATCCCGAATCGGCCTCGGCACCGGGCATTACCCTCCGGATCGGGGTCTTCTGGGCGATCACCGTGGCACTGCCGATGTCGGTGATCCTTTTTCTGATCATCCTGCAGCGGACCGACGTGATCGACGCCACCTCGGCTGATCTGGAGCGTCCGATCATCTGGATGGCGGTGGCGTCCATCATCATCGGCCTGCTCGCCTTCGTGCGACTGGTCCGTTCGATCACCGATCCGATCAAGCAGCTGCGCACGGCGCTGAGCCAGGTGCGCGCGGGCAACCTGAACGTCGCGGTGAAGATCTACGACGGCAACGATCTCGGACTGCTGCAGGCCGGG harbors:
- a CDS encoding adenylate/guanylate cyclase domain-containing protein, encoding MVQHRSRLSKAAHTLRWLSHTPWPILALDMLRANLIGALFTFAFLRFGMPEPDAIALNEISAQNQAFFIGYLMAAIVIGALASIQLSMPVLIWHRRRTRLDDEAARRRALQLPWLLTFVNVGLWLIGGVLLAALNLRESGKAAILVAIASAVGALVTAILSFQQSEKVLRPITVAAMANHPESASAPGITLRIGVFWAITVALPMSVILFLIILQRTDVIDATSADLERPIIWMAVASIIIGLLAFVRLVRSITDPIKQLRTALSQVRAGNLNVAVKIYDGNDLGLLQAGFNEMVDDLRERQELRDLFGRYVGEDVARRAIESGTELGGEERYVGVLFVDIVGSTRLAVNRPPREVVELLNEFFEVVVEVVGHHGGFVNKFQGDAALAIFGAPLDQDDFAGRALAAGRELRVELTRRLGDVDMGIGVSAGKAVAGHIGSQQRLEYTVIGDPVNEAARLTELAKDEPTRVLGSARAVFLASESEAEHWQIGEGVELRGRGIETLLARPNLVEIAPDVISETPDEED